Proteins encoded within one genomic window of Humulus lupulus chromosome 1, drHumLupu1.1, whole genome shotgun sequence:
- the LOC133814683 gene encoding uncharacterized protein LOC133814683 — MVKKKKLARKPVTRSIAQRLPSIQDENDQDGLVLEDVYMNGEELTQGVTLNDVEMGVTDGGETQNDAQKAFEMATPSSWADKVEAGDFQKLEYAEPLIKDGKRIARVDIDEVKIQSTNWSSAVICMVLGANPPMAVFEGFIKRVWGHLRIAQIARMTMGLIMVKFNDDATRDHVLENGILHFDRKPMIIRPWTTDLSAFRMICSVPLWIRLHDLGLQYWGSKCLSAFVSTIGKPIMVDKFTRERSRVQFARILVEVEITDNPPRIMHYLNEQGQLTEQGVDYEWLPVKCKTCSGYGHSMADCRKEMKTQWVKKDNFPRTSPEDGRDKDEQSLGAIPDVPKDLAEVPNVVEGLNARDKWQSPKKMVPLYKQGPTKSKNKRASKSVETRQNLTNHFEVLQEQLEGEKGGIGNVSSSYG, encoded by the exons atggtgaagaagaagaaattggcTCGGAAGCCTGTGACTCGATCGATTGCTCAGCGCTTGCCTTCAATCCAAGATGAGAATGATCAGGATGGACTCGTTCTTGAAGATGTGTACATGAATGGTGAAGAACTGACTCAGGGTGTGACCCTAAATGATGTAGAGATGGGAGTGACGGACGGTGGAGAAACCCAAAATGATGCGCAAAAGGCTTTTGAAATGGCTACCCCATCTAGCTGGGCGGACAAAGTGGAGGCAGGAGACTTTCAG AAACTTGAATATGCTGAACCATTGATTAAAGATGGTAAGAGGATTGCTCGGGTTGATATTGATGAAGTGAAGATCCAATCGACTAATTGGAGTTCTGCTGTCATTTGTATGGTTCTTGGTGCTAATCCTCCAATGGCTGTGTTTGAAGGGTTTATCAAAAGGGTTTGGGGTCATCTACGGATTGCCCAAATAGCCAGGATGACAATGGGACTGATTATGGTCAAGTTTAATGATGATGCTACTCGAGACCATGTGTTGGAAAATGGTATCCTTCATTTCGATAGAAAACCAATGATAATTCGCCCATGGACAACTGATTTAAGTGCATTTCGCATGATCTGCTCAGTGCCTCTTTGGATTAGATTACATGATTTAGGTCTTCAGTATTGGGGAAGCAAATGCCTTAGTGCCTTTGTTAGTACGATAGGCAAGCCGATAATGGTAGACAAATTTACTCGAGAGAGATCTAGAGTTCAATTTGCTAGGATCCTGGTGGAGGTGGAAATCACAGATAATCCTCCTCGGATTATGCATTATCTGAATGAACAAGGTCAGCTAACGGAACAAGGGGTGGACTATGAATGGTTGCCTGTTAAATGTAAAACATGCTCAGGTTATGGTCATTCTATGGCTGACTGCCGCAAGGAGATGAAAACTCAGTGGGTTAAGAAGGACAATTTTCCTAGAACTTCTCCTGAGGATGGGCGGGACAAGGATGAACAATCTTTGGGTGCTATACCTGATGTGCCTAAGGATTTGGCTGAAGTTCCTAATGTTGTTGAGGGCCTAAATGCTAGAGATAAGTGGCAATCTCCTAAGAAAATGGTTCCTTTGTATAAACAAGGGCCAACAAAGAGTAAAAATAAGAGAGCAAGTAAATCTGTGGAAACAAGACAGAATCTGACAAATCATTTTGAGGTGCTCCAAGAGCAGTTAGAGGGGGAGAAAGGAGGAATAGGTAATGTTAGCTCTTCTTATGGATAA
- the LOC133792342 gene encoding mediator of RNA polymerase II transcription subunit 15a-like: MVGRPVSTFGYPMLTLALDRTSTWFSSPKASVNSAATGHASGVDWQEEVYQKELYLPELHELYQKIAGKLQQRKLKNDARS; this comes from the exons atggtGGGAAGGCCTGTGTCGACCTTCGGATACCCGATGCTGACACTGGCACTCGACAGAACATCGACCTGGTTCTCCTCACCAAAGG CATCTGTCAATTCAGCTGCAACTGGACATGCGAGTGGAGTTGATTGGCAAGAAGAGGTTTACCAGAAG GAACTGTACTTACCTGAACTTCATGAATTGTATCAGAAAATTGCTGGCAAATTACAGCAG AGAAAATTGAAGAATGATGCAAGAAGTTGA
- the LOC133814693 gene encoding uncharacterized protein LOC133814693 — translation MRGKFSCDEIKATGTSGKFQTSKLYNSTLCQQQVGYHQVVWCRLSIPKHRFLLWQAVNSQLLTRDNMLRFCVPIESLMCPICGSFAESHSHLFFDCYLSKQVMELIFDWMAFKAWPTEFAGWKVWLTSRKPGILFSITNMILAAAVYDIWRNRNRCIFDRFS, via the coding sequence ATGAGGGGGAAATTCAGCTGTGATGAGATTAAAGCTACTGGTACATCAGGAAAGTTTCAAACATCTAAACTGTACAACAGTACCCTTTGCCAACAACAGGTTGGCTATCATCAAGTTGTTTGGTGTAGGTTGTCTATCCCTAAGCACAGATTTCTGTTATGGCAAGCTGTTAACTCTCAGCTGCTTACCCGTGACAATATGCTCAGGTTTTGTGTGCCAATTGAATCACTTATGTGTCCTATTTGTGGAAGCTTTGCTGAGAGTCACTCCCATCTGTTCTTTGACTGCTATCTCTCCAAACAGGTTATGGAGCTTATCTTTGATTGGATGGCTTTTAAAGCTTGGCCTACTGAGTTTGCTGGTTGGAAGGTTTGGCTTACTAGCAGAAAACCTGGTATCTTATTTTCTATCACAAACATGATATTGGCAGCTGCTGTCTATGACATATGGAGGAACCGAAACAGATGTATTTTTGACAGATTTTCTTAG